The following proteins are encoded in a genomic region of Debaryomyces hansenii CBS767 chromosome G complete sequence:
- a CDS encoding DEHA2G21802p (similar to uniprot|P19881 Saccharomyces cerevisiae YDL236W PHO13 Alkaline phosphatase specific for p-nitrophenyl phosphate) has protein sequence MTVSESIIPPKISSKEQAQKLIDEHDNFLFDCDGVIWLDEKLIPGVLSTIEYLQSKNKRYVFVTNNSSKSRQNYVEKFQRLGFKGITKDMIYPTCYAATFNLKEHLKVPEGSKIWVLGDSGIEDELREANYIPVGGTDDRLNAPFDPHHELLKVDPDVKAVVVGSTKDFNYMRIASTLQYLLHDNKSIPFIGANIDRSYPSDGLILPAGGSVVNYMQYTADRDFINVGKPSTTLLDVILEHSRFDKEKTIMVGDTLYTDIKFGNDGQLANSLLVFSGGTTKQYFDHFLTTSYKQEETKSMIPSCYIESFGDIIDLIN, from the coding sequence ATGACGGTATCGGAAAGCATAATACCCCCAAAGATCTCCAGTAAAGAGCAAGCACAAAAATTAATCGACGAAcatgataattttttgttcGATTGTGATGGAGTGATTTGGTTAGATGAGAAATTAATTCCGGGAGTCCTCAGCACCATCGAGTATTTACAGTCCAAAAATAAGAGATATGTATTCGTTACAAACAACTCATCTAAATCGCGTCAGAATTATGTTGAGAAGTTTCAAAGATTAGGGTTTAAGGGTATTACCAAGGATATGATATATCCTACATGCTACGCCGCAACcttcaatttgaaagaacATTTGAAAGTGCCGGAAGGCTCTAAAATCTGGGTATTGGGTGACAGTGGTATTGAAGATGAGTTACGAGAGGCCAATTACATTCCGGTTGGAGGTACGGATGACCGTCTTAATGCACCTTTTGACCCTCATCACGAGTTACTAAAAGTTGATCCAGACGTTAAGGCAGTCGTAGTAGGCTCTACAAAAGACTTTAATTATATGAGAATTGCCCTGACTCTCCAATACTTGCTTCACGATAACAAGTCTATACCATTTATAGGTGCAAATATCGACAGGTCTTATCCATCTGACGGTTTGATCCTCCCTGCTGGTGGAAGTGTTGTTAACTACATGCAATACACGGCCGACAGAGATTTTATCAATGTAGGGAAACCTAGCACTACCTTGTTGGATGTTATATTAGAGCACAGTAGgtttgataaagaaaagacTATTATGGTAGGCGATACGCTATACACTGATATCAAATTTGGTAATGATGGTCAACTCGCAAATTCCCTATTAGTTTTCAGTGGAGGTACAACGaaacaatattttgatcATTTCTTAACCACCTCGTACAAGCAGGAGGAAACCAAAAGTATGATTCCACTGTGTTACATAGAATCATTTGGTGATATTAtagatttaataaattag
- a CDS encoding DEHA2G21692p (no similarity) yields MAGKDFSLSSELVSENISYDLSHMKASIIYNGNEYSLDEIYNLPTGDKSVSVRYYDDATLDVNKELVLTLDNAYGEIFDYPIEYVLKGGTVDQLLNKAVRYVISDDGAEQLANGTIPKGVKGFLTRITYDPISTHDDIISRARNYISQNKRYSHANCGVACSSCKCKRVTDRWKQNCSSGSPYGQPICTWIDLSS; encoded by the coding sequence ATGGCAGGTAAAGATTTTTCTCTCTCAAGTGAGTTAGTCAGTGAGAACATATCATACGATCTCTCGCACATGAAAGCctcaataatatataacGGCAATGAATATAGTCTAGATGAGATTTACAACTTACCTACAGGTGATAAACTGGTCTCGGTCAGGTACTACGATGATGCAACCTTAGACGTTAATAAAGAGTTGGTATTAACGCTAGATAACGCATAtggtgaaatatttgactACCCAATAGAGTATGTACTAAAAGGAGGGACGGTagatcaattattgaataaggCTGTTAGATACGTAATCAGCGATGACGGAGCAGAACAGTTGGCCAACGGGACTATACCTAAAGGAGTGAAGGGCTTCTTAACGCGTATCACTTACGACCCTATATCTACTCATGACGACATAATCAGTCGAGcaagaaattatatttcacAAAATAAAAGGTACTCTCACGCTAATTGTGGGGTGGCGTGTAGTCTGTGTAAGTGTAAGAGAGTAACAGACAGATGGAAACAGAATTGCTCGTCTGGATCGCCCTACGGCCAACCAATATGTACTTGGATCGATTTATCATCTTAA
- a CDS encoding DEHA2G21648p (similar to uniprot|Q07914 Saccharomyces cerevisiae YLR008C PAM18 Constituent of the mitochondrial import motor associated with the presequence translocase), which translates to MAPFNMDIPTLAIPGDRNQSQAIELSQQAQQPQQPQQSQQAYTGHLQRKQADEGSAEYYFDKGCEWMGNHPWMTGMGVLGVAYFASGFVKSKQPGINGKAFVKGPFGQKMTPKEALQILNLKETNLSQAKLKEQHRKLMMANHPDKGGSSYLATKVNEAKDILEKRGGLKKK; encoded by the coding sequence ATGGCACCTTTTAATATGGATATCCCTACATTGGCTATTCCTGGTGACAGGAACCAAAGCCAAGCTATAGAATTACTGCAACAGGCCCAACAACCTCAACAACCCCAACAGTCCCAACAAGCTTATACGGGCCACTTACAACGTAAACAGGCAGATGAAGGTTCAGCTGAGTATTATTTTGACAAAGGTTGCGAATGGATGGGTAACCACCCATGGATGACCGGTATGGGAGTATTAGGAGTTGCATATTTTGCTTCTGGATTTGTTAAGTCCAAACAACCAGGTATTAACGGTAAGGCGTTTGTCAAAGGTCCTTTTGGACAGAAGATGACCCCCAAGGAAGCGTTGCAGATTTTGAACTTGAAGGAAACCAACTTATCGCAAGCCAAATTGAAGGAACAGCACAGAAAGTTGATGATGGCTAATCACCCAGATAAAGGAGGTTCGTCTTATTTAGCTACAAAGGTCAACGAAGCAAAGGATATATTAGAAAAGAGAGGTGgtttaaagaagaaatga
- a CDS encoding ribosome biogenesis protein RLP24 (highly similar to uniprot|Q07915 Saccharomyces cerevisiae YLR009W RLP24 Ribosomal Like Protein 24), which produces MRVYSCHFCSSPVYPLHGIMFVRNDAKEFRFCRSKCHHAFKQRRNPRKLRWTKAFRKAAGKELVVDSTLTFAARRNVPVRYNRDLVATTLKTMARVEEIRQKRERAFYKNRMRGNKDKKLALDRRLVEQNPQLLKIRDVELRRKAERKAAKENAMDEEIEDEEEEIASEDMMSEDEEMESESEAESTKQKVVLKNKKKSKRSN; this is translated from the coding sequence ATGAGAGTTTATTCATGTCATTTTTGTTCATCCCCAGTTTATCCTTTACACGGGATTATGTTTGTTAGAAATGACGCCAAAGAATTTAGATTCTGTCGTTCCAAATGTCATCATGCATTCAAACAACGTCGTAACCCACGTAAATTGAGATGGACCAAGGCTTTCAGAAAGGCTGCTGGTAAGGAATTAGTTGTCGATTCTACTTTGACATTTGCTGCAAGAAGAAATGTTCCAGTTAGATATAACAGAGATTTGGTCGCTACCACTTTGAAGACCATGGCTagagttgaagaaatcagaCAAAAGAGAGAAAGAGCCTTCTATAAGAACAGAATGAGAGGTAACAAGGACAAGAAATTGGCCCTCGATAGAAGATTAGTCGAACAAAACCcacaattattgaagatcaGAGACGTCGAATTACGTAGAAAGGCTGAAAGAAAGGCTGCTAAGGAGAATGCCATGgacgaagaaattgaagatgaagaagaagaaattgcaTCTGAAGATATGATGAgtgaagacgaagaaatgGAAAGCGAATCTGAAGCTGAATCCACCAAACAAAAGGTAGTattgaagaacaagaagaagtcaAAGCGTTCTAATTAG
- a CDS encoding DEHA2G21736p (some similarities with CA3719|IPF6190 Candida albicans IPF6190), producing the protein MNMASSEIGVNSSNIESDSYYGYADTSSFAIPSSPISSTSHKRKRSEDLDIITHITINNNALGNQAIAENAKRCQQNKIHSELHQNTIDLMMKSQKILQEQERLHKLYDGDNSMHEDIVTDETKDNFKQRPFWPIINKAHV; encoded by the coding sequence ATGAATATGGCTTCAAGTGAAATAGGCGTGAATCTGTCGAACATAGAATCAGACTCTTATTATGGATATGCTGACACGTCAAGCTTTGCAATACCGTCGTCGCCTATAAGTTCTACATCGCATAAAAGAAAGAGATCTGAAGACCTAGATATCATTACGCATATTACAATTAACAACAACGCTTTAGGTAATCAAGCGATAGCTGAAAATGCAAAGAGATGCCAACAAAATAAGATTCACTCAGAATTACATCAGAATACTATAgatttgatgatgaaatctCAAAAAATActtcaagaacaagaaagaTTGCATAAGTTATACGATGGGGATAATTCGATGCATGAGGATATAGTCACTGATGAAACGAAGGACAACTTTAAACAGAGACCCTTTTGgccaataataaataaggCTCACGTCTGA
- a CDS encoding DEHA2G21780p (similar to CA3717|IPF6192 Candida albicans IPF6192), which translates to MCIDPEIVNPNSSHIPECQSINESDPNRQDTQHKAKGKKVRKEQSEEDYLSQKSQFYSTGPTLNTEDWLYNPEELNQLDNSKKTDRVRMLNACEKSYYQKDYNKCLDLIRRAESLFEVQLDNEEENEDIKSDFESSGKKTRKSAKVDRHIVELLHIKERCLEKVNI; encoded by the coding sequence atGTGTATAGACCCAGAGATAGTAAATCCAAATTCAAGCCACATACCTGAATGTCAATCTATTAATGAATCAGATCCTAATAGACAAGATACACAACATAAGGCGAAAGGCAAAAAAGTGCGGAAAGAGCAgtcagaagaagattatcTTTCCCAGAAGCTGCAATTCTATAGTACCGGGCCTACACTAAATACTGAGGACTGGCTCTACAAtccagaagaattaaacCAGCTAGacaattccaaaaagaCTGATAGGGTAAGAATGCTAAATGCATGTGAAAAGTCATACTATCAAAAGGATTATAACAAGTGCCTTGATTTGATAAGGAGAGCAGAGTCGTTATTTGAGGTACAgttagataatgaagaagaaaacgaaGACATCAAAAGTGATTTCGAATCATCGGGTAAGAAAACTAGAAAAAGTGCTAAGGTCGACAGACACATTGTAGAGTTATTGCATATTAAAGAGCGTTGCCTTGAAAAAGTAAATATctga
- a CDS encoding DEHA2G21824p (some similarities with uniprot|P53119 Saccharomyces cerevisiae YGL141W HUL5 Protein with similarity to hect domain E3 ubiquitin-protein ligases) yields the protein MINFTGNTKKRVVNLGNKKSNDTTNYLEKTRLQRQQREEQRQRERSSLVLQSYIRRYIDLSSQNEILRQEWADEMGHWKSEEDWCKWISKFSFLCRWGTSRHNLDITCHQLALFYEGLNNNCLSSKYEISSSLYDSLTKNLINVISALSSSQKSIGCISVICDCITLLISKYNKGAHRYPNLILYLSKSISRKVIPDETVNKIISLIFDINVSDSSKNFIEFLSIPNIFNSIGIEGNHHLLEIIRRQVPSDNSTSLLHSLGGLQKINLLVNVLRIHGDRQFIASDYLVVGLILSTISFSIKDRTNLDEDGFEEDEFERTDIDDGSDIPRSSEALILVSNGVIEQLQVLYSARFIKQAIKYFTDADELSQLALHIFATLTYLIPVSKSKLCILITITPGSYKWFYNQLRKDPIYKFIEQKNMENYDYLRSDDLIQLYSKIPENLVSIFWKTLYTFEELYSYWLIVSNDLESFSEDKLSLQEASKFLKFLKNVCLTLIFNNNNTSLFNEFGKLKDISISLLNQLYTKNSRLMFLPDKFWKPNELNFNIDNMLQLIIDEEERRNEMEVEASDNDSDLELNGDDLSHKNSSKKPKFAKANSDTLAKLEVLKKLPYFISFRDRVKVLQTLIQIDRERLMGSDAFSFFQPPKRLKADIRRESLFEDAFNNFHKCGSDFKHTLSVTLFNEQGGQEAGIDGGGITKEFLTSVAMEGFQPHGKFELFKETAENQLYPSDEIYKMLSKKIEVKEQQQKLLYLRFLGNIIGKCFYENVLIDLSFAPFFLNKWCSFNRGQNSMKNSINDLNYLDRELFTNLMKLTSMDSNELEQLDLNFTIDEKINDFNCTFDLLPPNGAEIKVDQSNRLNYIHQISNFRLNQSLHVQTKFFLNGLFEIISSSWLSMFDASELQMLISGGENDVNIQDWKENVEYGGYFDDDTTVVYFWEVISEMSPEERFKLIKFVTSVSRAPLLGFGSLNPKFGIRNAGRSIDRLPTASTCVNLLKLPDYQDKELVRSKLLYAINTEARFDLS from the coding sequence ATGATCAATTTCACAGGaaatacaaagaaaagGGTAGTTAATTTGGgaaataaaaaatcaaatgatacCACCaattatttggaaaaaaCCCGATTGCAAAGGCAACAGCGTGAAGAACAACGGCAACGAGAAAGATCAAGTTTAGTCTTACAATCTTACATTAGAAGATACATCGATTTATCAAGccaaaatgaaatattgagACAAGAGTGGGCTGATGAAATGGGCCATTGGAAGAGTGAAGAAGATTGGTGTAAGTGGATTAGTAAATTTCTGTTCTTGTGTAGATGGGGGACATCAAGACATAATTTGGATATTACGTGCCACCAATTAGCATTATTTTATGAAGGACTCAACAATAACTGTTTAAGTTCGAAGTATGAAATCAGTTCATCTTTATATGATCTGTTGacaaagaatttgataaatgtGATAAGCGCTCTCAGTAGTTCACAGAAATCTATTGGTTGTATAAGTGTTATATGTGATTGCATCACCTTATTAATATCTAAGTATAATAAAGGTGCTCATAGGTATCCGAATTTGATACTTTACTTGTCGAAAAGCATACTGAGGAAAGTTATACCCGATGAAACCGTGAACAAAATAATACTGCTAATCTTTGATATAAATGTTAGCGACTCTTCcaagaattttattgaattcttaTCGATCCCAAACATCTTCAATTCAATTGGCATTGAAGgaaatcatcatttacTAGAAATAATACGAAGACAAGTGCCTCTGGATAACTCGACAAGTTTATTACATTCGCTAGGCGGCTTGCAGAAAATCAACTTACTTGTTAACGTATTGAGAATACACGGAGATCGCCAATTTATTGCTTCAGATTATCTAGTTGTTGGCTTAATATTATCCACTATTTCGTTTTCAATTAAAGATAGAACCAATCTTGATGAGGATGGgtttgaagaagatgaatttgaaaggACCGATATTGATGACGGTTCAGACATCCCTAGATCTTCTGAAGCATTAATATTAGTAAGTAATGGAGTTATAGAACAGTTACAAGTACTATACTCAGCAAGGTTTATTAAACAGGCAATAAAATACTTCACAGATGCTGACGAACTTTCACAGCTAGCGCTCCATATTTTTGCCACATTAACATATTTAATTCCAGTTTCTAAAAGTAAACTCTGTATATTAATTACAATTACACCAGGTTCATATAAATGGTTTTATAACCAGTTAAGGAAGGATCCCATCTATAAGtttattgaacaaaaaaaCATGGAGaattatgattatttacGTTCTGATGACTTAATTCAGCTTTATTCGAAAATCCCCGAAAATTTAGTGTCAATCTTTTGGAAAACTTTGTATACATTTGAAGAACTATATTCCTATTGGTTAATAGtttcaaatgatttggAAAGTTTCTCTGAAGATAAACTAAGCTTGCAAGAAGCTTCaaagtttttgaaattcttgaagaatgtTTGCTTGACTTtgatttttaataataataacactAGTTTATTCAATGAGTTTGGCAAACTTAAGGATATTTCGATCTCTCTACTTAATCAATTGTATACCAAAAATTCAAGGCTAATGTTTCTACCAGACAAATTTTGGAAGCCAAATGAGTTGAATTTTAACATTGATAATATGTTGCAGCTAATTatcgatgaagaagaaagaaggaACGAAATGGAAGTTGAAGCCCTGGACAACGATTCAGATTTAGAACTTAATGGAGATGATTTGTCACATAAAAACTCATCCAAAAAGCCAAAATTTGCAAAGGCAAATAGTGATACATTAGCAAAGTTAGAAGTGCTAAAGAAATTACCATATTTTATATCTTTTAGAGATAGAGTTAAGGTATTGCAAACTCTTATTCAAATAGATAGAGAGAGATTAATGGGTTCGGATGCCTTTTCATTTTTCCAACCACCAAAGAGATTAAAAGCAGATATTAGAAGGGAATCcttatttgaagatgcgtttaataattttcataaatGCGGATCTGATTTTAAACATACATTGAGTGTCACTTTATTTAACGAACAAGGTGGCCAAGAAGCAGGAATAGATGGAGGGGGAATTACAAAGGAGTTTCTAACAAGTGTTGCAATGGAAGGATTTCAACCACatggaaaatttgaattatttaaagaaacAGCTGAGAACCAGTTATATCCAAgtgatgaaatatataaaatgttAAGCAAAAAGATTGAGGTTAAGGAGCAGCAACAAAAATTGTTGTATTTGCGGTTCTTAGGTAATATAATTGGCAAATGTTTCTATGAAAACGTGTTAATTGATTTGTCCTTTGCgccattttttttaaacAAATGGTGTAGTTTCAATAGGGGGCAAAATTCTATGAAGAATTCGATTAATGACTTAAACTATTTAGATCGAGAATTATTCacaaatttaatgaagttAACTAGCATGGATTCAAACGAGTTGGAACAActtgatttaaattttactattgatgaaaagataaatgatttcaaCTGCACGTTTGATTTGCTACCACCAAATGGAGCAGAAATTAAAGTCGACCAGTCGAATAGATTGAActatattcatcaaatcTCGAATTTTAGATTAAACCAATCGTTGCACGTTCAAACAAAATTCTTTCTTAACGGActctttgaaattatttcGTCCAGCTGGTTGAGTATGTTTGATGCCTCCGAATTGCAAATGTTAATATCTGGTGGTGAGAACGATGTGAATATACAAGACTGGAAGGAGAATGTCGAATATGGTGGATactttgatgatgatacGACAGTAGTATATTTCTGGGAAGTCATAAGTGAAATGTCACCAGAAGAGAGATTCAAGTTAATCAAATTTGTGACGTCTGTCTCAAGAGCTCCTTTATTAGGATTTGGATCATTAAATCCTAAATTTGGGATCAGAAATGCTGGTAGAAGTATTGATAGACTACCTACTGCTTCAACATGtgttaatttattgaaactACCTGATTACCaagataaagaattagTACGATCAAAGCTATTATATGCTATTAATACAGAGGCAAGGTTTGACTTGTCGTAA
- a CDS encoding DEHA2G21670p (weakly similar to uniprot|Q8UIQ5 Agrobacterium tumefaciens AGR_C_405 Oxidoreductase): MDNSYDVIIIGGSAAGLAATLAIARTMKTVLCIDSKAPCNRFSNYMHNFIGHDGDSSFEFKSQAKENIMKYKTVELVEGEVIEVAKSENRFQIAATISNTEKHYTGKKIIFASGVNDLINDVNIKNIENFWGKSALHCPYCHGYEVANMKTGLIFDNSRLMDMATMIYNWTKNITVLTNGTKISSICSESQLNELKNKDIEVIDKVITEFIGESGRLKSVVFSDGTSISLSCVYIHPPFKLNCEDILNKLQVHIDTTKLIKVNPFQETNINGVYACGDCTTFFRTVPNAVSQGNIAGAFASKNLFQDSWNE; encoded by the coding sequence ATGGACAATTCTTACGACGTTATTATTATAGGTGGAAGCGCTGCAGGGTTGGCCGCAACTTTAGCAATCGCACGTACCATGAAGACTGTGCTTTGTATTGACTCCAAAGCACCATGCAACAGATTCTCCAACTACATGCACAATTTTATAGGGCACGATGGAGattcatcatttgaattcaagTCTCAGGCTAAAGagaatataatgaaatataagACAGTTGAGTTGGTTGAAGGTGAAGTAATTGAAGTTGCTAAGTCTGAAAACAGGTTTCAAATTGCAGCAACCATTTCCAACACCGAAAAGCATTACACCggaaagaagataatatttGCGTCGGGtgttaatgatttgattaatgatgtcaatataaaaaatatagAGAATTTTTGGGGTAAATCTGCTTTGCATTGTCCTTATTGTCATGGGTATGAAGTTGCAAACATGAAGACGGGACTCATATTCGATAACTCTCGTTTAATGGACATGGCAACAATGATTTATAATTGGACCAAAAATATCACGGTATTAACAAACGGCACTAAAATATCTTCTATATGTTCTGAATCGCAgttaaatgaattaaaaaacaAAGACATTGAGGTCATAGATAAGGTCATAACAGAATTTATTGGTGAGTCAGGAAGATTAAAGTCTGTAGTATTTTCGGACGGTACTAGCATTTCCTTGAGTTGCGTATATATCCATCCACCATTTAAATTGAACTGTGAAGATATTCTAAATAAGTTGCAAGTACACATTGATACAACAAAGTTAATCAAAGTGAATCCATTTCAAGAAACCAATATTAACGGTGTTTATGCTTGCGGAGACTGTACTACTTTTTTCAGAACTGTGCCTAACGCTGTTAGTCAAGGAAATATTGCAGGTGCTTTTGcttcaaagaatttatttcaaGACTCGTggaatgaataa
- a CDS encoding DEHA2G21758p (similar to uniprot|P38291 Saccharomyces cerevisiae YBR167C POP7 Subunit of both RNase MRP): MTGTSKEKHINPKRINGKHIKHSPNTVPLSKIEHETTFLVKSSTPYISALKRIQKILAKFDKSVLPNKKYQNVEYKKVKYITVKGMGKAIENTLSIALKFQDELNYKVDILTGSVEVLDEFQIGTNGDDSDNDYNDETLFKKRMVSYIETRIWLKRE, encoded by the coding sequence ATGACGGGAACAAGCAAAGAAAAGCATATCAATCCGAAGAGAATAAACGGGAAGCACATTAAACATAGTCCTAATACTGTACCGTTACTGAAAATTGAACATGAAACTACATTTTTGGTGAAGTCTTCAACACCATATATATCAGCATTAAAGAGAATTCAAAAGATCCTTGCGAAATTCGATAAATCAGTTCTTCCTAATAAAAAGTATCAAAACGTTGAATACAAGAAGGTTAAATACATCACTGTGAAGGGTATGGGTAAGGCTATAGAAAATACCCTATCTATTgcattgaaatttcaagatGAGCTAAATTATAAAGTTGATATACTAACGGGTAGTGTCGAAGTATTAGATGAATTCCAGATAGGTACAAATGGAGATGACAGTGATAACGATTATAATGACGAAACCCTCTTTAAGAAACGTATGGTAAGCTACATTGAGACTAGAATATGGCTCAAGCGAGaataa